A genomic segment from Lutzomyia longipalpis isolate SR_M1_2022 chromosome 3, ASM2433408v1 encodes:
- the LOC129792625 gene encoding uncharacterized protein LOC129792625 isoform X1: protein MAYVSSVPPTRSDPPGLGPKKTFFVLVTVVGCIAILWPKVFQPMFMGAGQGGRSLMDDHRGSGCCDVVLDSDEFANVSSTISSIEHPKIFRKNINLFTGEISIRQERPPHIRPDAIHPAMRERGRAIPSTQTIPIVDRNTPTGIPGSSRVVDGRPRPMPNLPRPPMGAGSIHQATGQKSTNTMGFVMPLYTIGIVSFFIYTLMKIVMKKSNNSSPYPIPQKEDPNFRNVVFEQQEYAGYKRPSDSGSSKLGWKEHEAKFNETKHPPASSITNLSFMEKEKEDVMEITLLRKKLQETESTMANIIAELGKVASKKEGNQNSTDVYQRHGQIKPAVEETLSNGQVNQAEKFEEKSTKHKKRDLSSERATVKVLGMEMTASCQGGQKWSGRPPTPVFSSQFHPHSPPSEDAEESPEPQSIFLQGALPHESQILVADSAVTEENIETDDEENGAIVLSSKMTLSLISLDPPEDKDKSESDVDDKENLKPERETTGKVNEKPTNEKE, encoded by the exons ATGGCTTATGTGTCCTCAGTTCCTCCAACACGATCAGATCCACCGGGTCTGGGTccaaaaaagacttttttcgTATTGGTCACGGTTGTTGGATGCATAGCAATTCTATGGCCTAAAGTATTTCAACCCATGTTTATGGGTGCCGGACAAGGCGGCAGATCACTCATGGATGACCACAGGGGATCAG gatGCTGTGATGTGGTACTAGATTCAGATGAATTTGCAAATGTCTCTTCGACAATTTCGTCCATAGAGCATcctaaaatatttcgaaagaacatcaatttatttacgGGGGAAATTA gtATAAGACAGGAGCGACCTCCTCATATCCGTCCTGATGCTATTCATCCAGCAATGAGGGAACGTGGTAGAGCAATACCGTCAACGCAAACTATTCCCATTGTAGATAGAAATACTCCAACAGGCATACCTGGATCAAGTCGAGTGGTTGACGGACGA CCGCGACCAATGCCAAATTTACCGCGACCACCGATGGGAGCTGGTTCAATTCACCAAGCTACGGGACAAAAGTCAACGAACACAATGGGTTTCGTGATGCCTCTTTATACCATTGGGATTGTTTCCTTCTTCATTTACACTCTAATGAAG attgtTATGAAGAAATCAAATAATAGTTCACCCTATCCAATACCTCAAAAAGAAGATCCAAACTTCAGGAATGTAGTTTTTGAGCAACAAGAATATGCGGGATACAAGCGACCCAGTGATTCAGGATCATCGAAATTAG GATGGAAAGAACATGAAGCAA AGTTCAATGAGACAAAACATCCTCCTGCCTCTTCTATCACGAATTTGTCTTttatggaaaaagaaaaggaagacGTCATGGAGATTACTTTGCtacgaaaaaaattgcaggaGACAGAGAGTACAATGGCAAATATAATTGCGGAATTGGGGAAAGTTGCTTCCAAAAAAGAGGGAAATCAG AATTCAACAGATGTTTATCAGCGACACGGACAAATAAAGCCAGCAGTAGAGGAAACACTCAGCAATGGACAGGTGAATCAAGCAGAAAAGTTTGAAGAGAAATCAACAAAGCATAAAAAACGCGATCTCAGCAGTGAAAGGGCGACCGTTAAG GTTCTGGGTATGGAAATGACTGCCAGTTGCCAAGGAGGACAAAAATGGAGTGGTCGTCCTCCGACTccagttttttcttcacagtTTCATCCACAT TCCCCCCCATCGGAGGATGCTGAGGAGAGTCCAGAGCCACAAAGTATATTCTTACAGGGAGCTTTGCCGCATGAATCTCAAATTTTAGTGGCAGATTCTGCTGTTACGGAGGAAAATATTGAGACGGATGATGAGGAAAATGGGGCAATTGTTCTTAGTAGTAAAATGACTCTCTCCCTAATCAGTTTGGATCCTCCCGAAGACAAGGATAAGTCTGAAAGTGATGTTGAtgataaggaaaatttaaaaccaG aaAGAGAAACAACAGGAAAAGTCAATGAAAAACCAACAAATGAGAaggaataa
- the LOC129792625 gene encoding resistance to inhibitors of cholinesterase protein 3 isoform X12 encodes MAYVSSVPPTRSDPPGLGPKKTFFVLVTVVGCIAILWPKVFQPMFMGAGQGGRSLMDDHRGSGIRQERPPHIRPDAIHPAMRERGRAIPSTQTIPIVDRNTPTGIPGSSRVVDGRPRPMPNLPRPPMGAGSIHQATGQKSTNTMGFVMPLYTIGIVSFFIYTLMKIVMKKSNNSSPYPIPQKEDPNFRNVVFEQQEYAGYKRPSDSGSSKLGWKEHEAIVTAIQGLIDAADEQLKRKENNTNTSKNSTDVYQRHGQIKPAVEETLSNGQVNQAEKFEEKSTKHKKRDLSSERATVKSPPSEDAEESPEPQSIFLQGALPHESQILVADSAVTEENIETDDEENGAIVLSSKMTLSLISLDPPEDKDKSESDVDDKENLKPERETTGKVNEKPTNEKE; translated from the exons ATGGCTTATGTGTCCTCAGTTCCTCCAACACGATCAGATCCACCGGGTCTGGGTccaaaaaagacttttttcgTATTGGTCACGGTTGTTGGATGCATAGCAATTCTATGGCCTAAAGTATTTCAACCCATGTTTATGGGTGCCGGACAAGGCGGCAGATCACTCATGGATGACCACAGGGGATCAG gtATAAGACAGGAGCGACCTCCTCATATCCGTCCTGATGCTATTCATCCAGCAATGAGGGAACGTGGTAGAGCAATACCGTCAACGCAAACTATTCCCATTGTAGATAGAAATACTCCAACAGGCATACCTGGATCAAGTCGAGTGGTTGACGGACGA CCGCGACCAATGCCAAATTTACCGCGACCACCGATGGGAGCTGGTTCAATTCACCAAGCTACGGGACAAAAGTCAACGAACACAATGGGTTTCGTGATGCCTCTTTATACCATTGGGATTGTTTCCTTCTTCATTTACACTCTAATGAAG attgtTATGAAGAAATCAAATAATAGTTCACCCTATCCAATACCTCAAAAAGAAGATCCAAACTTCAGGAATGTAGTTTTTGAGCAACAAGAATATGCGGGATACAAGCGACCCAGTGATTCAGGATCATCGAAATTAG GATGGAAAGAACATGAAGCAA tCGTCACGGCTATTCAAGGTCTTATAGATGCGGCTGATGAGCagttaaaaagaaaggaaaataacaCAAATACGAGCAAG AATTCAACAGATGTTTATCAGCGACACGGACAAATAAAGCCAGCAGTAGAGGAAACACTCAGCAATGGACAGGTGAATCAAGCAGAAAAGTTTGAAGAGAAATCAACAAAGCATAAAAAACGCGATCTCAGCAGTGAAAGGGCGACCGTTAAG TCCCCCCCATCGGAGGATGCTGAGGAGAGTCCAGAGCCACAAAGTATATTCTTACAGGGAGCTTTGCCGCATGAATCTCAAATTTTAGTGGCAGATTCTGCTGTTACGGAGGAAAATATTGAGACGGATGATGAGGAAAATGGGGCAATTGTTCTTAGTAGTAAAATGACTCTCTCCCTAATCAGTTTGGATCCTCCCGAAGACAAGGATAAGTCTGAAAGTGATGTTGAtgataaggaaaatttaaaaccaG aaAGAGAAACAACAGGAAAAGTCAATGAAAAACCAACAAATGAGAaggaataa
- the LOC129792625 gene encoding resistance to inhibitors of cholinesterase protein 3 isoform X6 has protein sequence MAYVSSVPPTRSDPPGLGPKKTFFVLVTVVGCIAILWPKVFQPMFMGAGQGGRSLMDDHRGSGCCDVVLDSDEFANVSSTISSIEHPKIFRKNINLFTGEISIRQERPPHIRPDAIHPAMRERGRAIPSTQTIPIVDRNTPTGIPGSSRVVDGRPRPMPNLPRPPMGAGSIHQATGQKSTNTMGFVMPLYTIGIVSFFIYTLMKIVMKKSNNSSPYPIPQKEDPNFRNVVFEQQEYAGYKRPSDSGSSKLEFNETKHPPASSITNLSFMEKEKEDVMEITLLRKKLQETESTMANIIAELGKVASKKEGNQNSTDVYQRHGQIKPAVEETLSNGQVNQAEKFEEKSTKHKKRDLSSERATVKSPPSEDAEESPEPQSIFLQGALPHESQILVADSAVTEENIETDDEENGAIVLSSKMTLSLISLDPPEDKDKSESDVDDKENLKPERETTGKVNEKPTNEKE, from the exons ATGGCTTATGTGTCCTCAGTTCCTCCAACACGATCAGATCCACCGGGTCTGGGTccaaaaaagacttttttcgTATTGGTCACGGTTGTTGGATGCATAGCAATTCTATGGCCTAAAGTATTTCAACCCATGTTTATGGGTGCCGGACAAGGCGGCAGATCACTCATGGATGACCACAGGGGATCAG gatGCTGTGATGTGGTACTAGATTCAGATGAATTTGCAAATGTCTCTTCGACAATTTCGTCCATAGAGCATcctaaaatatttcgaaagaacatcaatttatttacgGGGGAAATTA gtATAAGACAGGAGCGACCTCCTCATATCCGTCCTGATGCTATTCATCCAGCAATGAGGGAACGTGGTAGAGCAATACCGTCAACGCAAACTATTCCCATTGTAGATAGAAATACTCCAACAGGCATACCTGGATCAAGTCGAGTGGTTGACGGACGA CCGCGACCAATGCCAAATTTACCGCGACCACCGATGGGAGCTGGTTCAATTCACCAAGCTACGGGACAAAAGTCAACGAACACAATGGGTTTCGTGATGCCTCTTTATACCATTGGGATTGTTTCCTTCTTCATTTACACTCTAATGAAG attgtTATGAAGAAATCAAATAATAGTTCACCCTATCCAATACCTCAAAAAGAAGATCCAAACTTCAGGAATGTAGTTTTTGAGCAACAAGAATATGCGGGATACAAGCGACCCAGTGATTCAGGATCATCGAAATTAG AGTTCAATGAGACAAAACATCCTCCTGCCTCTTCTATCACGAATTTGTCTTttatggaaaaagaaaaggaagacGTCATGGAGATTACTTTGCtacgaaaaaaattgcaggaGACAGAGAGTACAATGGCAAATATAATTGCGGAATTGGGGAAAGTTGCTTCCAAAAAAGAGGGAAATCAG AATTCAACAGATGTTTATCAGCGACACGGACAAATAAAGCCAGCAGTAGAGGAAACACTCAGCAATGGACAGGTGAATCAAGCAGAAAAGTTTGAAGAGAAATCAACAAAGCATAAAAAACGCGATCTCAGCAGTGAAAGGGCGACCGTTAAG TCCCCCCCATCGGAGGATGCTGAGGAGAGTCCAGAGCCACAAAGTATATTCTTACAGGGAGCTTTGCCGCATGAATCTCAAATTTTAGTGGCAGATTCTGCTGTTACGGAGGAAAATATTGAGACGGATGATGAGGAAAATGGGGCAATTGTTCTTAGTAGTAAAATGACTCTCTCCCTAATCAGTTTGGATCCTCCCGAAGACAAGGATAAGTCTGAAAGTGATGTTGAtgataaggaaaatttaaaaccaG aaAGAGAAACAACAGGAAAAGTCAATGAAAAACCAACAAATGAGAaggaataa
- the LOC129792625 gene encoding resistance to inhibitors of cholinesterase protein 3 isoform X3 — protein sequence MAYVSSVPPTRSDPPGLGPKKTFFVLVTVVGCIAILWPKVFQPMFMGAGQGGRSLMDDHRGSGCCDVVLDSDEFANVSSTISSIEHPKIFRKNINLFTGEISIRQERPPHIRPDAIHPAMRERGRAIPSTQTIPIVDRNTPTGIPGSSRVVDGRPRPMPNLPRPPMGAGSIHQATGQKSTNTMGFVMPLYTIGIVSFFIYTLMKIVMKKSNNSSPYPIPQKEDPNFRNVVFEQQEYAGYKRPSDSGSSKLGWKEHEAKFNETKHPPASSITNLSFMEKEKEDVMEITLLRKKLQETESTMANIIAELGKVASKKEGNQNSTDVYQRHGQIKPAVEETLSNGQVNQAEKFEEKSTKHKKRDLSSERATVKSPPSEDAEESPEPQSIFLQGALPHESQILVADSAVTEENIETDDEENGAIVLSSKMTLSLISLDPPEDKDKSESDVDDKENLKPERETTGKVNEKPTNEKE from the exons ATGGCTTATGTGTCCTCAGTTCCTCCAACACGATCAGATCCACCGGGTCTGGGTccaaaaaagacttttttcgTATTGGTCACGGTTGTTGGATGCATAGCAATTCTATGGCCTAAAGTATTTCAACCCATGTTTATGGGTGCCGGACAAGGCGGCAGATCACTCATGGATGACCACAGGGGATCAG gatGCTGTGATGTGGTACTAGATTCAGATGAATTTGCAAATGTCTCTTCGACAATTTCGTCCATAGAGCATcctaaaatatttcgaaagaacatcaatttatttacgGGGGAAATTA gtATAAGACAGGAGCGACCTCCTCATATCCGTCCTGATGCTATTCATCCAGCAATGAGGGAACGTGGTAGAGCAATACCGTCAACGCAAACTATTCCCATTGTAGATAGAAATACTCCAACAGGCATACCTGGATCAAGTCGAGTGGTTGACGGACGA CCGCGACCAATGCCAAATTTACCGCGACCACCGATGGGAGCTGGTTCAATTCACCAAGCTACGGGACAAAAGTCAACGAACACAATGGGTTTCGTGATGCCTCTTTATACCATTGGGATTGTTTCCTTCTTCATTTACACTCTAATGAAG attgtTATGAAGAAATCAAATAATAGTTCACCCTATCCAATACCTCAAAAAGAAGATCCAAACTTCAGGAATGTAGTTTTTGAGCAACAAGAATATGCGGGATACAAGCGACCCAGTGATTCAGGATCATCGAAATTAG GATGGAAAGAACATGAAGCAA AGTTCAATGAGACAAAACATCCTCCTGCCTCTTCTATCACGAATTTGTCTTttatggaaaaagaaaaggaagacGTCATGGAGATTACTTTGCtacgaaaaaaattgcaggaGACAGAGAGTACAATGGCAAATATAATTGCGGAATTGGGGAAAGTTGCTTCCAAAAAAGAGGGAAATCAG AATTCAACAGATGTTTATCAGCGACACGGACAAATAAAGCCAGCAGTAGAGGAAACACTCAGCAATGGACAGGTGAATCAAGCAGAAAAGTTTGAAGAGAAATCAACAAAGCATAAAAAACGCGATCTCAGCAGTGAAAGGGCGACCGTTAAG TCCCCCCCATCGGAGGATGCTGAGGAGAGTCCAGAGCCACAAAGTATATTCTTACAGGGAGCTTTGCCGCATGAATCTCAAATTTTAGTGGCAGATTCTGCTGTTACGGAGGAAAATATTGAGACGGATGATGAGGAAAATGGGGCAATTGTTCTTAGTAGTAAAATGACTCTCTCCCTAATCAGTTTGGATCCTCCCGAAGACAAGGATAAGTCTGAAAGTGATGTTGAtgataaggaaaatttaaaaccaG aaAGAGAAACAACAGGAAAAGTCAATGAAAAACCAACAAATGAGAaggaataa
- the LOC129792625 gene encoding resistance to inhibitors of cholinesterase protein 3 isoform X5: protein MAYVSSVPPTRSDPPGLGPKKTFFVLVTVVGCIAILWPKVFQPMFMGAGQGGRSLMDDHRGSGIRQERPPHIRPDAIHPAMRERGRAIPSTQTIPIVDRNTPTGIPGSSRVVDGRPRPMPNLPRPPMGAGSIHQATGQKSTNTMGFVMPLYTIGIVSFFIYTLMKIVMKKSNNSSPYPIPQKEDPNFRNVVFEQQEYAGYKRPSDSGSSKLGWKEHEAKFNETKHPPASSITNLSFMEKEKEDVMEITLLRKKLQETESTMANIIAELGKVASKKEGNQNSTDVYQRHGQIKPAVEETLSNGQVNQAEKFEEKSTKHKKRDLSSERATVKVLGMEMTASCQGGQKWSGRPPTPVFSSQFHPHSPPSEDAEESPEPQSIFLQGALPHESQILVADSAVTEENIETDDEENGAIVLSSKMTLSLISLDPPEDKDKSESDVDDKENLKPERETTGKVNEKPTNEKE, encoded by the exons ATGGCTTATGTGTCCTCAGTTCCTCCAACACGATCAGATCCACCGGGTCTGGGTccaaaaaagacttttttcgTATTGGTCACGGTTGTTGGATGCATAGCAATTCTATGGCCTAAAGTATTTCAACCCATGTTTATGGGTGCCGGACAAGGCGGCAGATCACTCATGGATGACCACAGGGGATCAG gtATAAGACAGGAGCGACCTCCTCATATCCGTCCTGATGCTATTCATCCAGCAATGAGGGAACGTGGTAGAGCAATACCGTCAACGCAAACTATTCCCATTGTAGATAGAAATACTCCAACAGGCATACCTGGATCAAGTCGAGTGGTTGACGGACGA CCGCGACCAATGCCAAATTTACCGCGACCACCGATGGGAGCTGGTTCAATTCACCAAGCTACGGGACAAAAGTCAACGAACACAATGGGTTTCGTGATGCCTCTTTATACCATTGGGATTGTTTCCTTCTTCATTTACACTCTAATGAAG attgtTATGAAGAAATCAAATAATAGTTCACCCTATCCAATACCTCAAAAAGAAGATCCAAACTTCAGGAATGTAGTTTTTGAGCAACAAGAATATGCGGGATACAAGCGACCCAGTGATTCAGGATCATCGAAATTAG GATGGAAAGAACATGAAGCAA AGTTCAATGAGACAAAACATCCTCCTGCCTCTTCTATCACGAATTTGTCTTttatggaaaaagaaaaggaagacGTCATGGAGATTACTTTGCtacgaaaaaaattgcaggaGACAGAGAGTACAATGGCAAATATAATTGCGGAATTGGGGAAAGTTGCTTCCAAAAAAGAGGGAAATCAG AATTCAACAGATGTTTATCAGCGACACGGACAAATAAAGCCAGCAGTAGAGGAAACACTCAGCAATGGACAGGTGAATCAAGCAGAAAAGTTTGAAGAGAAATCAACAAAGCATAAAAAACGCGATCTCAGCAGTGAAAGGGCGACCGTTAAG GTTCTGGGTATGGAAATGACTGCCAGTTGCCAAGGAGGACAAAAATGGAGTGGTCGTCCTCCGACTccagttttttcttcacagtTTCATCCACAT TCCCCCCCATCGGAGGATGCTGAGGAGAGTCCAGAGCCACAAAGTATATTCTTACAGGGAGCTTTGCCGCATGAATCTCAAATTTTAGTGGCAGATTCTGCTGTTACGGAGGAAAATATTGAGACGGATGATGAGGAAAATGGGGCAATTGTTCTTAGTAGTAAAATGACTCTCTCCCTAATCAGTTTGGATCCTCCCGAAGACAAGGATAAGTCTGAAAGTGATGTTGAtgataaggaaaatttaaaaccaG aaAGAGAAACAACAGGAAAAGTCAATGAAAAACCAACAAATGAGAaggaataa
- the LOC129792625 gene encoding resistance to inhibitors of cholinesterase protein 3 isoform X10, which yields MAYVSSVPPTRSDPPGLGPKKTFFVLVTVVGCIAILWPKVFQPMFMGAGQGGRSLMDDHRGSGIRQERPPHIRPDAIHPAMRERGRAIPSTQTIPIVDRNTPTGIPGSSRVVDGRPRPMPNLPRPPMGAGSIHQATGQKSTNTMGFVMPLYTIGIVSFFIYTLMKIVMKKSNNSSPYPIPQKEDPNFRNVVFEQQEYAGYKRPSDSGSSKLGWKEHEAIVTAIQGLIDAADEQLKRKENNTNTSKNSTDVYQRHGQIKPAVEETLSNGQVNQAEKFEEKSTKHKKRDLSSERATVKVLGMEMTASCQGGQKWSGRPPTPVFSSQFHPHSPPSEDAEESPEPQSIFLQGALPHESQILVADSAVTEENIETDDEENGAIVLSSKMTLSLISLDPPEDKDKSESDVDDKENLKPERETTGKVNEKPTNEKE from the exons ATGGCTTATGTGTCCTCAGTTCCTCCAACACGATCAGATCCACCGGGTCTGGGTccaaaaaagacttttttcgTATTGGTCACGGTTGTTGGATGCATAGCAATTCTATGGCCTAAAGTATTTCAACCCATGTTTATGGGTGCCGGACAAGGCGGCAGATCACTCATGGATGACCACAGGGGATCAG gtATAAGACAGGAGCGACCTCCTCATATCCGTCCTGATGCTATTCATCCAGCAATGAGGGAACGTGGTAGAGCAATACCGTCAACGCAAACTATTCCCATTGTAGATAGAAATACTCCAACAGGCATACCTGGATCAAGTCGAGTGGTTGACGGACGA CCGCGACCAATGCCAAATTTACCGCGACCACCGATGGGAGCTGGTTCAATTCACCAAGCTACGGGACAAAAGTCAACGAACACAATGGGTTTCGTGATGCCTCTTTATACCATTGGGATTGTTTCCTTCTTCATTTACACTCTAATGAAG attgtTATGAAGAAATCAAATAATAGTTCACCCTATCCAATACCTCAAAAAGAAGATCCAAACTTCAGGAATGTAGTTTTTGAGCAACAAGAATATGCGGGATACAAGCGACCCAGTGATTCAGGATCATCGAAATTAG GATGGAAAGAACATGAAGCAA tCGTCACGGCTATTCAAGGTCTTATAGATGCGGCTGATGAGCagttaaaaagaaaggaaaataacaCAAATACGAGCAAG AATTCAACAGATGTTTATCAGCGACACGGACAAATAAAGCCAGCAGTAGAGGAAACACTCAGCAATGGACAGGTGAATCAAGCAGAAAAGTTTGAAGAGAAATCAACAAAGCATAAAAAACGCGATCTCAGCAGTGAAAGGGCGACCGTTAAG GTTCTGGGTATGGAAATGACTGCCAGTTGCCAAGGAGGACAAAAATGGAGTGGTCGTCCTCCGACTccagttttttcttcacagtTTCATCCACAT TCCCCCCCATCGGAGGATGCTGAGGAGAGTCCAGAGCCACAAAGTATATTCTTACAGGGAGCTTTGCCGCATGAATCTCAAATTTTAGTGGCAGATTCTGCTGTTACGGAGGAAAATATTGAGACGGATGATGAGGAAAATGGGGCAATTGTTCTTAGTAGTAAAATGACTCTCTCCCTAATCAGTTTGGATCCTCCCGAAGACAAGGATAAGTCTGAAAGTGATGTTGAtgataaggaaaatttaaaaccaG aaAGAGAAACAACAGGAAAAGTCAATGAAAAACCAACAAATGAGAaggaataa
- the LOC129792625 gene encoding resistance to inhibitors of cholinesterase protein 3 isoform X9, whose translation MAYVSSVPPTRSDPPGLGPKKTFFVLVTVVGCIAILWPKVFQPMFMGAGQGGRSLMDDHRGSGIRQERPPHIRPDAIHPAMRERGRAIPSTQTIPIVDRNTPTGIPGSSRVVDGRPRPMPNLPRPPMGAGSIHQATGQKSTNTMGFVMPLYTIGIVSFFIYTLMKIVMKKSNNSSPYPIPQKEDPNFRNVVFEQQEYAGYKRPSDSGSSKLGWKEHEAKFNETKHPPASSITNLSFMEKEKEDVMEITLLRKKLQETESTMANIIAELGKVASKKEGNQNSTDVYQRHGQIKPAVEETLSNGQVNQAEKFEEKSTKHKKRDLSSERATVKSPPSEDAEESPEPQSIFLQGALPHESQILVADSAVTEENIETDDEENGAIVLSSKMTLSLISLDPPEDKDKSESDVDDKENLKPERETTGKVNEKPTNEKE comes from the exons ATGGCTTATGTGTCCTCAGTTCCTCCAACACGATCAGATCCACCGGGTCTGGGTccaaaaaagacttttttcgTATTGGTCACGGTTGTTGGATGCATAGCAATTCTATGGCCTAAAGTATTTCAACCCATGTTTATGGGTGCCGGACAAGGCGGCAGATCACTCATGGATGACCACAGGGGATCAG gtATAAGACAGGAGCGACCTCCTCATATCCGTCCTGATGCTATTCATCCAGCAATGAGGGAACGTGGTAGAGCAATACCGTCAACGCAAACTATTCCCATTGTAGATAGAAATACTCCAACAGGCATACCTGGATCAAGTCGAGTGGTTGACGGACGA CCGCGACCAATGCCAAATTTACCGCGACCACCGATGGGAGCTGGTTCAATTCACCAAGCTACGGGACAAAAGTCAACGAACACAATGGGTTTCGTGATGCCTCTTTATACCATTGGGATTGTTTCCTTCTTCATTTACACTCTAATGAAG attgtTATGAAGAAATCAAATAATAGTTCACCCTATCCAATACCTCAAAAAGAAGATCCAAACTTCAGGAATGTAGTTTTTGAGCAACAAGAATATGCGGGATACAAGCGACCCAGTGATTCAGGATCATCGAAATTAG GATGGAAAGAACATGAAGCAA AGTTCAATGAGACAAAACATCCTCCTGCCTCTTCTATCACGAATTTGTCTTttatggaaaaagaaaaggaagacGTCATGGAGATTACTTTGCtacgaaaaaaattgcaggaGACAGAGAGTACAATGGCAAATATAATTGCGGAATTGGGGAAAGTTGCTTCCAAAAAAGAGGGAAATCAG AATTCAACAGATGTTTATCAGCGACACGGACAAATAAAGCCAGCAGTAGAGGAAACACTCAGCAATGGACAGGTGAATCAAGCAGAAAAGTTTGAAGAGAAATCAACAAAGCATAAAAAACGCGATCTCAGCAGTGAAAGGGCGACCGTTAAG TCCCCCCCATCGGAGGATGCTGAGGAGAGTCCAGAGCCACAAAGTATATTCTTACAGGGAGCTTTGCCGCATGAATCTCAAATTTTAGTGGCAGATTCTGCTGTTACGGAGGAAAATATTGAGACGGATGATGAGGAAAATGGGGCAATTGTTCTTAGTAGTAAAATGACTCTCTCCCTAATCAGTTTGGATCCTCCCGAAGACAAGGATAAGTCTGAAAGTGATGTTGAtgataaggaaaatttaaaaccaG aaAGAGAAACAACAGGAAAAGTCAATGAAAAACCAACAAATGAGAaggaataa